Proteins encoded together in one Mannheimia haemolytica window:
- the narX gene encoding Nitrate/nitrite sensor protein narX has protein sequence MIKAKYSIARRIGLYFLIMIGFASIISGISLGIMWSNKSDASLINVSGSLRMQSYRLLSEMDSKKALLPERLLEYHRTLHATELSSLKQSVLLPDSVIESYQQLLKDWYEMQSYVAQGDKVNYASHIEDYVQRVDDFVFRLQEFAELKLKIATGVIAIAMLLIIALAYIGVWYTRKKIIGPLRQLVKASWQIQNKDFDHVKLAVNEPNELGLLSSTFTDMSNELLKLYTSLEDKVQDKTRRLLAVNRSLLVLYQCSQLLTAKPINKEVLNQVLKTVFDNEHLLGIDLQVYGAEYWNVSIDNKPSLDWVSAEIAIENEKLGILSWKPSLVCPDERLIQNVSEMIGRSLYVVQMQKQQQQLVLMEERAIIARELHDSLAQSLTFFKIQVSLLKLAKTDEKRNEILTVFEKALNDAYSQLRELLTTFRLTIQEANLQQALEKILESLRPKTSAQIRLSCKLPSHMFNAQQQVHVLQIVREAVINAIKHSQATEINVIAETNDDGEHCLIIQDNGVGLAAHTQPEGHYGLTIMQERAAELKAEFSIENVESGGVKVQVLLPSMISKR, from the coding sequence ATGATAAAAGCAAAATACTCTATTGCTAGGCGGATAGGACTTTATTTTTTAATTATGATCGGATTTGCTTCGATTATCAGTGGAATCTCACTTGGTATTATGTGGAGCAATAAATCTGATGCGAGCCTGATTAATGTTTCAGGCTCACTTCGTATGCAAAGTTATCGATTGTTATCAGAAATGGATTCAAAAAAAGCACTGCTACCTGAGCGATTGTTGGAATATCATCGAACGCTACATGCTACAGAGCTTAGTTCATTAAAGCAAAGTGTTTTATTGCCAGATAGCGTGATAGAAAGCTATCAACAATTACTTAAAGATTGGTATGAAATGCAATCTTATGTCGCTCAGGGAGATAAAGTTAATTATGCTTCGCACATTGAAGATTATGTGCAGAGAGTTGATGATTTTGTTTTCCGTTTACAAGAGTTCGCTGAGTTAAAATTAAAGATTGCAACAGGCGTGATTGCGATTGCAATGTTACTGATTATTGCCCTTGCTTATATTGGCGTTTGGTATACTCGAAAAAAGATTATTGGACCTTTAAGGCAATTGGTAAAAGCGAGTTGGCAAATTCAAAATAAAGATTTTGACCACGTAAAATTAGCGGTCAATGAACCCAATGAATTAGGGCTACTTTCCTCTACTTTTACTGATATGTCTAATGAATTATTAAAATTATATACTTCATTAGAAGATAAAGTTCAGGATAAAACACGTCGTCTATTGGCGGTAAATCGTTCTTTACTGGTATTATATCAATGCTCTCAATTATTAACTGCTAAACCGATTAATAAAGAAGTGTTAAATCAAGTACTTAAAACGGTATTTGATAATGAACATTTGCTAGGGATTGATTTACAAGTGTATGGGGCTGAATATTGGAATGTATCAATAGACAATAAACCAAGTTTAGATTGGGTTTCTGCTGAAATTGCAATAGAAAATGAAAAATTGGGTATCTTAAGCTGGAAACCCTCACTGGTTTGTCCGGATGAACGATTGATCCAAAATGTGTCGGAAATGATTGGTCGTAGCCTTTATGTAGTGCAGATGCAAAAGCAACAGCAACAATTGGTACTCATGGAGGAGCGTGCAATTATTGCTCGTGAATTACACGATTCCTTAGCCCAGTCTCTTACGTTTTTCAAAATTCAGGTTAGCCTGCTTAAGCTTGCTAAAACAGATGAAAAGCGTAATGAAATTTTAACTGTATTTGAAAAAGCGTTAAATGATGCTTACAGCCAATTAAGAGAGCTGTTGACAACATTTAGGCTAACGATTCAAGAAGCGAATTTACAACAAGCGTTAGAAAAAATTTTAGAAAGCTTAAGACCGAAAACCTCAGCTCAGATTCGCTTAAGTTGCAAATTACCCTCGCATATGTTTAATGCTCAGCAGCAAGTTCACGTATTGCAAATTGTACGAGAAGCTGTGATTAATGCTATTAAGCATTCGCAAGCCACTGAAATTAATGTGATTGCTGAAACAAATGATGATGGTGAGCATTGTTTGATTATTCAAGATAACGGCGTAGGGCTTGCTGCCCATACGCAACCAGAAGGGCATTATGGACTGACGATTATGCAAGAACGGGCGGCTGAACTCAAAGCCGAATTTTCGATTGAAAATGTGGAAAGTGGCGGAGTAAAAGTACAGGTTTTATTGCCGAGTATGATTAGCAAGCGGTAA
- a CDS encoding Uncharacterized conserved protein, with translation MQLEQQHLEVNFWQKKSLLEMNDAEWEALCDGCGKCCYRKYIQGRGRRERLYYTSVACNLLDVNTGRCMNYPNRFKIESDCTKLTKKNLPDFGWLPKTCAYRLLYEGKPLFDWHPLISKDPDSVKNAGMLIANGIHEKDVIDWFEFVIDEV, from the coding sequence ATGCAGTTGGAACAACAACACCTCGAGGTGAATTTCTGGCAGAAAAAATCGCTACTTGAGATGAATGATGCCGAATGGGAAGCATTATGTGACGGTTGCGGTAAATGTTGCTATCGAAAATATATTCAGGGCAGAGGGAGACGTGAAAGGCTTTACTATACCTCAGTTGCCTGTAATTTATTAGATGTGAATACAGGCCGTTGTATGAATTACCCGAACCGTTTTAAAATTGAGTCGGATTGTACGAAATTAACCAAAAAGAACTTACCCGATTTTGGCTGGTTGCCCAAAACCTGTGCTTATCGTTTGCTTTATGAGGGAAAGCCCCTTTTTGATTGGCACCCTTTAATCTCGAAAGATCCTGATTCTGTGAAAAATGCCGGAATGCTGATTGCTAACGGCATTCACGAAAAAGATGTGATTGATTGGTTTGAGTTTGTGATTGATGAAGTGTGA
- the ybjQ gene encoding Domain of uncharacterised function (DUF74), translating to MIITTTPTIEGKQIVEYKGLVFGEVVSGANFIRDFLAGITDIIGGRSGAYESKLNGARKEALAELAKEAQKVGANAVVGVSMEYQSMGGDKGMFIVVATGTAVVTR from the coding sequence ATGATTATTACAACTACACCTACGATAGAGGGTAAACAAATTGTAGAATACAAAGGGCTAGTATTTGGAGAAGTAGTTTCTGGGGCTAATTTTATCCGTGATTTCTTAGCAGGTATCACCGATATTATTGGCGGGCGTTCAGGTGCTTATGAAAGCAAATTAAACGGTGCAAGAAAAGAGGCATTGGCTGAATTAGCCAAAGAAGCTCAAAAAGTGGGGGCAAATGCGGTGGTTGGCGTTTCTATGGAATATCAATCAATGGGCGGTGATAAAGGAATGTTCATCGTGGTAGCGACCGGCACTGCGGTTGTCACACGTTAA
- the yhaX gene encoding Stress response protein yhaX, with protein sequence MNYQAIAFDLDGTLLSSNATILESSKEAIKKVREKGIKVYFVTGRHHTAVRPYYVELELDTPVVCCNGTYVYDFKQEKVLIGNPLSAEIASKLVNEAQAQGIHTAVYFEDAMTYESLNIHFTKFQKWVESCEPEVRPNVYQVENFQQEIDKGVTVWKVLISDPDLAKMQKFVEKLPLDQVSPEWSWVDRVDITSVGNSKGARLAEVLKTEGIDLQKVIAFGDNFNDVSMLETVGLGIAMGNSEPDIQQKAKKTIGSNNEDSIANELKAQFNL encoded by the coding sequence ATGAACTACCAAGCTATTGCATTTGATTTAGACGGAACACTACTTTCATCGAACGCAACAATTTTAGAATCCAGTAAAGAGGCTATTAAAAAGGTAAGAGAAAAGGGAATTAAAGTCTACTTTGTTACCGGTAGGCACCATACTGCGGTTCGCCCTTATTATGTAGAACTAGAGCTGGATACGCCAGTTGTGTGTTGCAACGGCACCTATGTTTATGATTTTAAACAGGAAAAAGTCTTAATTGGCAATCCGTTATCAGCAGAAATTGCTTCAAAATTAGTTAATGAGGCACAAGCTCAAGGGATTCATACTGCGGTTTATTTTGAAGATGCAATGACTTATGAGTCTTTGAATATTCACTTCACTAAATTCCAAAAATGGGTTGAGTCTTGCGAACCAGAAGTTCGTCCGAATGTTTATCAGGTAGAAAATTTCCAACAAGAAATTGATAAAGGTGTAACCGTATGGAAAGTGCTTATTAGCGATCCAGATCTTGCCAAAATGCAAAAATTTGTTGAAAAATTACCGCTTGATCAAGTAAGCCCGGAATGGTCTTGGGTTGATAGGGTTGATATTACCAGTGTTGGTAACAGCAAAGGGGCAAGATTAGCGGAAGTATTAAAAACAGAAGGTATTGATTTACAAAAGGTGATTGCCTTTGGCGATAATTTCAATGATGTTTCTATGCTAGAAACCGTTGGATTAGGCATTGCAATGGGAAATTCAGAACCAGATATTCAGCAAAAAGCAAAGAAAACTATAGGTTCAAATAATGAAGATAGTATTGCTAATGAATTGAAAGCTCAATTTAATCTTTAA
- the tyrR gene encoding Transcriptional regulatory protein tyrR: MVVNPESFEQIIGQSVKIKEVVEQAKKFANLDAPLLIQGETGTGKDLFAKSCHHFGSRRMQKFIAVNCAGLPAEEAESEMFGHRGNGVESVGFFEYAHGGTVLLDSISELSLEMQAKLLRFLNDGSFRRVGEDQEIQVNVRVICTSLQPLSLLVEQGKVREDLFHRLNVLTLNLPPLRDRKEDIPLLADYFIAQISNQLGVSKLEYDNVFLQALQNYHWRGNLRELYNALYRACTLSHSYRLAVKDLHLPRDMEAMIEVREEATLEEMMSQYEAQLLHQFYAEYPSTRKLAQRLGLSHTAVANKLRQYGLTKNGNSKDE, encoded by the coding sequence ATGGTCGTAAATCCAGAATCTTTTGAACAGATAATTGGACAATCTGTAAAGATAAAAGAGGTTGTTGAACAAGCAAAAAAATTTGCCAACCTTGATGCACCATTATTGATTCAAGGTGAGACGGGAACAGGAAAAGATTTATTTGCCAAATCTTGTCACCATTTTGGATCTCGTCGAATGCAAAAATTTATTGCCGTGAACTGTGCCGGTTTACCTGCTGAAGAAGCAGAATCGGAAATGTTCGGACATCGTGGCAATGGCGTTGAGTCCGTCGGTTTCTTTGAATATGCTCACGGTGGTACAGTATTATTAGACTCTATTTCTGAGTTATCGCTGGAAATGCAAGCCAAATTATTGCGCTTTTTAAATGATGGCTCTTTTCGTCGAGTGGGCGAAGATCAAGAGATTCAAGTCAATGTTAGGGTGATCTGTACTTCATTACAGCCTTTGTCATTATTAGTTGAACAAGGCAAAGTAAGAGAAGATCTGTTTCATCGTTTAAATGTTCTCACTTTAAATTTACCACCTTTGCGAGATCGAAAAGAGGATATTCCATTATTAGCTGATTACTTTATCGCCCAAATTAGCAATCAGTTGGGGGTGAGCAAATTAGAGTATGATAATGTTTTTTTGCAAGCATTGCAGAATTATCACTGGCGAGGCAACTTAAGAGAGCTTTATAACGCACTTTATCGAGCTTGTACACTTTCGCATAGCTACCGTTTAGCGGTAAAAGATCTTCATTTACCCAGAGATATGGAGGCGATGATTGAAGTACGTGAGGAGGCGACGCTTGAGGAAATGATGAGCCAGTATGAAGCCCAATTATTGCACCAATTTTATGCAGAATATCCGAGTACCCGAAAATTAGCACAACGGCTCGGACTTTCACATACTGCGGTGGCAAACAAATTGCGTCAATACGGGTTAACAAAAAATGGAAACAGTAAAGATGAATAA
- the ywnH gene encoding Putative phosphinothricin acetyltransferase YwnH, with protein MQFRKAVEADFETILAIYNQAIPTHQITADLELATTQNRRKWFDFHLETAQYPIWVVEDEKGIAGWFSFSPFYERPAFVHTSEISIYLDHDAKGKGYGSKIIEFMQAEMLNHNIHTLMAYVFELNTVSQNLMRKHGFEQWGRFPNIANMGKDEQGDDKWRTLLMMSYQKGIE; from the coding sequence ATGCAATTCCGAAAAGCAGTAGAAGCGGATTTTGAGACAATATTGGCAATTTATAATCAAGCAATTCCCACTCACCAAATTACCGCCGATTTAGAACTGGCAACTACGCAAAATCGGCGGAAGTGGTTCGATTTTCACCTTGAAACAGCCCAATATCCTATTTGGGTGGTCGAAGATGAAAAAGGCATTGCTGGCTGGTTTAGTTTTTCACCATTTTATGAAAGACCGGCATTTGTGCATACTTCAGAAATCAGTATCTATTTAGATCACGATGCCAAAGGTAAAGGTTACGGCTCAAAAATTATTGAGTTTATGCAAGCTGAAATGCTTAATCACAATATTCATACGTTGATGGCGTATGTGTTTGAATTAAATACAGTGAGCCAAAATCTAATGAGAAAACACGGCTTTGAACAATGGGGAAGATTTCCGAATATTGCCAATATGGGGAAAGATGAGCAAGGCGATGATAAATGGCGGACATTGCTGATGATGTCTTACCAAAAGGGAATCGAATAA
- the ompA_2 gene encoding Outer membrane protein P5 precursor, with product MKMEKKALFRGFLLSTVALAVAACGNLSKVSDEGTTENPVFPKISESEFNHDGSQFGSWPNWENVRQIEKGMNKDQLYNLIGRPHFEEGLYGVREWDYAFNYRENGVHKICQFKILFDKNMNAQSFFWYPNGCNGNSSFTLTGDFLFDFDKATLTTKGKEVVDNVAQQLKASKAQQVKVAGYTDRLGSAAYNLDLSQRRSNTVKARLVQQGVTAQIEAVGYGKANQVKACDGETGQALKDCLRPNRRVEISANGGVMKQNEGGNVAGPNGPAPLYQTPAYDGSK from the coding sequence ATGAAAATGGAAAAAAAAGCCCTTTTCCGTGGATTTTTATTATCGACAGTGGCATTAGCAGTGGCTGCTTGTGGTAACTTAAGTAAAGTGAGTGATGAAGGAACAACTGAAAACCCGGTATTCCCGAAAATCTCAGAATCTGAATTTAACCACGATGGTTCACAATTTGGTTCATGGCCAAACTGGGAAAACGTTCGTCAAATTGAAAAAGGGATGAACAAAGATCAATTATATAATCTAATTGGTCGTCCTCATTTCGAAGAAGGCTTATATGGTGTTCGTGAATGGGACTATGCATTCAATTACCGTGAAAACGGCGTACATAAAATTTGCCAATTTAAAATTTTATTCGATAAAAATATGAATGCACAAAGTTTCTTCTGGTATCCAAATGGATGTAATGGAAACTCATCATTTACTTTAACTGGCGATTTCTTATTCGATTTCGATAAAGCGACTTTAACTACAAAAGGTAAAGAAGTTGTTGATAATGTTGCTCAACAATTAAAAGCATCTAAAGCACAACAAGTTAAAGTAGCAGGTTATACAGACCGTTTAGGCTCTGCTGCTTATAACTTAGACCTATCACAGCGTCGTTCTAATACAGTTAAAGCTCGTTTAGTACAACAAGGCGTTACAGCACAAATTGAAGCGGTAGGTTATGGTAAAGCGAATCAAGTAAAAGCTTGTGATGGTGAAACTGGTCAAGCATTAAAAGATTGTTTACGCCCTAACCGTCGTGTTGAAATTTCTGCAAATGGTGGTGTAATGAAACAAAATGAAGGTGGCAATGTTGCAGGTCCTAATGGTCCAGCTCCACTTTATCAAACCCCAGCATATGATGGCAGTAAATAA
- a CDS encoding Non-canonical purine NTP pyrophosphatase: MEKTKIVLATGNAGKVKEMADVLSQFGFDVVAQSEFGIESPEETGLTFVENALIKARFAAKMTGLPAIADDSGLSVVALGGEPGLYSARYAGEQASDADNRQKLLAKMQGQENRLAKFVSCIVFLKHETDPTPYIALGECFGEILTEERGENGFGYDSLFFYPPKACTFAELETKEKKAISHRAIALEQLKQQLAGENK; this comes from the coding sequence ATGGAAAAAACAAAAATTGTACTTGCGACAGGTAATGCAGGTAAAGTCAAAGAAATGGCGGATGTACTTTCACAATTTGGTTTTGATGTGGTGGCTCAAAGTGAATTTGGCATTGAATCACCGGAAGAAACCGGATTGACTTTTGTCGAAAATGCACTGATTAAAGCACGTTTTGCCGCTAAAATGACAGGTTTACCGGCGATTGCTGATGATTCAGGTTTGTCGGTTGTGGCACTTGGTGGTGAACCGGGGCTATATTCTGCACGTTATGCCGGAGAACAGGCAAGCGATGCGGATAATCGTCAAAAGTTATTAGCCAAAATGCAAGGGCAAGAAAATCGCCTGGCGAAATTTGTCAGTTGTATCGTATTTTTAAAACACGAAACTGACCCAACACCTTATATTGCGTTGGGTGAATGTTTTGGTGAAATTTTGACGGAAGAAAGAGGTGAAAATGGTTTCGGCTACGATTCCCTGTTTTTCTACCCACCGAAAGCTTGCACTTTTGCCGAATTAGAAACCAAAGAGAAAAAAGCGATTTCACACCGTGCAATCGCACTTGAGCAGTTAAAACAGCAATTAGCAGGAGAGAATAAATGA
- the recJ gene encoding Single-stranded-DNA-specific exonuclease recJ, which translates to MEKIIKRRPLLTTEIVSTNPLLNRIYQSRGIKNTQELEHNLKNLHRPQQLANIEQAVDLLLQAFREKSRIIIVGDFDADGATSTSLALIALRQLGFDKVDYLIPDRFSQGYGLSVAVAEMVLAKGADLVLTVDNGISSTEGIALLKSHQIQVLVTDHHLPPESLPNADALVNPNLAFCEFPSKSLAGVGVIFYVMTALRSRMREQHLFENKPEPNFAELLDLVALGTVADVVPLDQNNRILVHQGLQRIRSGHCRLGIKALAEVGKRDLSTLQAADLGFAIAPRLNAAGRLENMSLGVELLICENMELARQLALELDSLNQTRKEFEQEMKAEALSICANLPSLAQSEQAHGIVLYQADWHQGVIGILASRIKDQFNRPVIAFAQESEESEYLKGSARSINGVHMRDLLEHIDMRHPDLIEKFGGHAMAAGLTIHQSKLDLFKQIFDQSINAIIEPEQLQGIIYTDGELNAQEFTLANAEMIRQGGPWGQHFPEPSFEGEFSILQQKLLAGKHLKLMLQSEKGQLFDAIWFNVDVRAFPDLSIKKARLVYRLDINEFRGEKSLQLKVEYLKYI; encoded by the coding sequence GTGGAAAAAATAATTAAAAGGCGCCCATTATTAACAACGGAAATAGTATCTACAAACCCGTTATTAAATCGAATCTATCAAAGTCGAGGCATAAAGAATACGCAAGAACTAGAGCATAATTTAAAGAATTTGCATAGACCACAGCAACTTGCCAATATTGAGCAAGCCGTTGACTTGCTATTACAAGCCTTTCGTGAAAAAAGCCGGATCATTATTGTGGGTGATTTTGATGCAGATGGTGCAACCAGTACATCGCTTGCCCTTATTGCGTTACGCCAATTGGGTTTCGATAAGGTAGATTATTTAATTCCGGATCGTTTTTCTCAGGGGTACGGATTGAGTGTAGCGGTTGCTGAAATGGTATTAGCAAAAGGGGCGGATTTAGTCTTAACGGTAGATAATGGGATTTCTTCGACTGAAGGCATTGCTCTGCTAAAAAGCCATCAGATTCAAGTTTTGGTTACCGATCATCATTTACCGCCAGAGAGCCTACCCAATGCAGATGCACTGGTAAACCCCAATTTAGCTTTTTGTGAATTTCCGTCTAAATCTTTAGCCGGGGTAGGCGTGATCTTCTATGTAATGACGGCATTACGTTCTCGTATGAGAGAACAACATTTATTTGAAAATAAACCAGAGCCAAATTTTGCTGAATTACTGGATTTAGTCGCTTTAGGCACAGTGGCTGATGTAGTGCCGTTAGATCAAAACAATCGAATTTTGGTTCACCAAGGGCTACAGCGAATTCGTTCGGGACATTGTCGTTTAGGAATAAAAGCTTTAGCAGAAGTGGGAAAACGAGATCTTTCTACTTTACAAGCCGCAGATCTGGGTTTTGCTATTGCGCCGCGTCTGAATGCAGCAGGGCGGCTAGAAAATATGTCGTTAGGGGTTGAGTTACTGATTTGTGAAAATATGGAATTAGCTCGCCAGCTTGCGCTTGAGCTTGATTCTCTTAATCAAACCCGAAAAGAGTTTGAACAAGAAATGAAAGCAGAAGCACTGTCGATTTGTGCGAATTTGCCAAGTCTTGCACAGTCTGAACAGGCACACGGAATAGTGTTATATCAAGCAGATTGGCACCAAGGTGTAATTGGGATCTTAGCTTCTCGCATTAAAGATCAATTTAACCGTCCTGTTATTGCTTTTGCACAAGAAAGTGAGGAAAGTGAATATCTAAAAGGTTCTGCTCGCTCGATCAACGGAGTACATATGCGAGATTTACTGGAACATATCGATATGCGACATCCAGACTTGATTGAAAAATTTGGTGGACACGCAATGGCGGCTGGTTTGACTATCCATCAATCAAAATTAGATTTATTTAAACAAATATTTGACCAATCTATTAATGCAATTATCGAGCCTGAGCAATTACAAGGCATTATTTATACCGATGGTGAGTTAAATGCACAAGAGTTTACTTTAGCCAATGCCGAGATGATTAGGCAAGGTGGGCCTTGGGGACAACATTTTCCAGAACCTAGTTTTGAAGGGGAGTTTAGCATTCTCCAACAAAAATTACTCGCAGGTAAGCATTTAAAATTAATGTTGCAATCAGAAAAAGGGCAACTATTTGATGCAATTTGGTTTAATGTGGATGTAAGGGCGTTTCCTGACTTATCGATCAAAAAGGCAAGATTAGTTTATAGGTTGGATATTAATGAATTTCGAGGAGAGAAATCTTTGCAATTAAAAGTGGAGTATCTTAAATATATTTGA
- the dppA_3 gene encoding Dipeptide-binding protein, which produces MNKLAVIFSVCFANLGLNSTAYAAPSIPQELLENSLVYCTTSSGFSFNPQKSDVSSNMNVVTEQIYDKLVEFNPKKNRLEPALAESYSISDDGLVITLRLRKNVAFHTTPWFTPSRKLNAEDVVFSLKRMIGKESDLPEVKSEPESVLHHQRQSYIYQKTAGQIYFPYFESVDLANKIASIHSPSNDIVKIELVRPDSALLAHLASQYAVILSKEYALQLNADDNLVQLDLLPVGTGVYQLESYENNDYVRLKPNMNYWGKKAHIQNMVVDFSTEATGRMAKFLNNECDVVAFPEPSQLSVLNNRQLISSKGANLVYLAFNMQRGIGQDLALRQRIARGINRKRIAEKLFYGTGEVADNLLPTALWSKKNNGSYPYQPHQNSGEQAVEMHDSIINRSLDSKTETEEVNQKQRLKLWVIDEKRVYNQHPLKMAEMIRADLATQNLEVEIRAVSRAYLVQQLANKSADYDLILGGWLANNLDPNSFLEALLSCKAAETVTNLSNWCNEDFDFWLQTARLSDDPASANLLYEFAQKLLEEQLPILPLMNANRVLVIKDGVKQADISPFGQVKLSELRLGLGHKKGN; this is translated from the coding sequence ATGAATAAACTAGCGGTCATTTTTTCAGTATGTTTTGCAAATTTAGGGCTAAATTCGACCGCTTACGCAGCGCCAAGTATTCCTCAAGAGCTACTTGAAAATAGCCTTGTGTATTGCACTACTTCATCGGGATTCTCTTTTAACCCACAAAAATCCGATGTGAGTTCGAATATGAATGTGGTAACAGAGCAGATCTACGATAAATTAGTTGAGTTTAATCCGAAAAAAAATCGACTAGAGCCTGCTTTAGCTGAAAGTTATTCAATCAGCGACGATGGTTTAGTGATTACATTACGTTTAAGAAAAAATGTCGCTTTTCATACAACTCCATGGTTTACTCCGAGTCGTAAATTAAACGCAGAAGATGTGGTGTTTTCGCTAAAACGAATGATTGGTAAAGAAAGTGATTTACCTGAAGTGAAAAGTGAGCCTGAAAGTGTATTACACCACCAGCGACAAAGCTATATTTACCAAAAAACAGCGGGGCAGATTTATTTTCCTTATTTTGAAAGTGTTGATTTAGCGAATAAAATTGCCAGCATTCATTCTCCGTCAAATGACATTGTAAAAATTGAATTAGTCCGTCCTGATTCAGCATTGTTGGCGCATTTAGCCAGCCAATATGCAGTTATTCTGTCTAAAGAATATGCTTTACAGCTCAATGCAGATGATAACTTAGTTCAACTGGATTTATTACCGGTAGGAACAGGCGTATATCAACTTGAAAGTTATGAAAATAATGATTATGTGCGTTTAAAACCAAATATGAATTACTGGGGCAAAAAAGCACATATTCAAAATATGGTCGTAGATTTTTCCACAGAAGCGACCGGCAGGATGGCAAAATTTTTAAATAATGAATGTGATGTGGTTGCTTTTCCGGAACCTAGCCAATTATCAGTGTTAAATAATCGGCAGCTTATTAGTAGTAAAGGTGCTAATTTGGTTTATTTAGCATTCAATATGCAACGGGGTATTGGGCAGGATTTGGCATTACGCCAACGTATTGCACGCGGCATAAATCGCAAACGTATTGCAGAGAAATTATTTTATGGTACAGGTGAAGTAGCGGATAACCTATTACCAACAGCTTTGTGGTCGAAAAAAAATAATGGAAGCTACCCTTATCAACCACACCAAAATTCAGGTGAGCAAGCGGTTGAAATGCATGACAGTATTATAAATCGGTCTTTAGATAGCAAAACAGAGACCGAAGAAGTAAACCAAAAACAGCGCTTAAAACTGTGGGTAATTGATGAAAAACGAGTTTATAATCAACACCCATTAAAAATGGCAGAAATGATACGTGCTGATTTAGCTACGCAAAATTTAGAGGTCGAGATTCGCGCAGTAAGTCGAGCTTATTTGGTGCAACAGCTTGCTAATAAAAGTGCGGATTATGATTTGATTTTAGGTGGTTGGTTAGCAAATAATCTTGATCCTAACAGTTTTTTGGAAGCCTTACTCAGTTGTAAAGCTGCGGAAACGGTGACTAATTTATCAAATTGGTGCAATGAAGATTTTGATTTTTGGTTACAAACAGCCCGTCTAAGTGATGATCCGGCATCAGCTAATTTATTGTATGAATTTGCACAAAAATTATTAGAAGAGCAATTGCCTATTCTCCCTTTAATGAATGCTAATCGTGTATTAGTCATAAAAGATGGAGTGAAACAGGCAGATATTTCCCCTTTCGGCCAGGTAAAATTATCAGAGTTACGTTTGGGCTTGGGGCATAAAAAAGGAAACTAA
- the gmhA gene encoding Phosphoheptose isomerase has product MYLEQIKAELQEAADVLDKFMSDEKNIKLIQDAAMLIANSFKQGGKVISCGNGGSHCDAMHFAEELTGRYRENRPGYPAIAISDVSHLSCVSNDFGYEYVFSRYLEAVGQKGDVLFGLSTSGNSKNVLNAIKVAKEKGMKVIAMTGKDGGQMAGLADVEIRVPHFRYADRIQEIHIKVIHILMMLIEFEMEKA; this is encoded by the coding sequence ATGTATTTAGAACAAATTAAAGCTGAGCTTCAAGAAGCTGCAGATGTATTAGACAAATTTATGTCTGATGAAAAAAATATTAAATTAATTCAAGATGCCGCCATGCTGATTGCAAATAGTTTCAAGCAAGGTGGTAAGGTGATTTCTTGCGGTAATGGCGGTTCGCACTGTGATGCGATGCACTTTGCTGAAGAATTAACAGGTCGTTACCGTGAAAACCGTCCCGGATACCCGGCAATCGCTATTTCCGATGTCAGCCACTTAAGCTGTGTAAGTAATGACTTCGGTTATGAATATGTCTTCTCTCGTTATCTAGAGGCAGTTGGGCAAAAAGGCGATGTACTCTTTGGGCTATCAACCTCCGGTAATTCTAAAAACGTGTTAAATGCGATCAAAGTTGCCAAAGAAAAAGGAATGAAAGTGATTGCAATGACAGGCAAAGATGGCGGACAAATGGCAGGATTAGCCGATGTTGAAATCCGAGTGCCTCATTTCCGTTACGCAGACCGTATCCAAGAAATTCACATTAAAGTGATTCATATTTTGATGATGTTAATTGAATTTGAGATGGAAAAAGCCTAA